In Stigmatella aurantiaca, the following proteins share a genomic window:
- a CDS encoding AMIN-like domain-containing (lipo)protein has product MKPVAKVLGRWMGALWLPGCLVAAGCSKPQQEPPPPLPVAAPAPATPEPPAAPAAEAPPPAAEAPPPPAAEPSPPPAAEAPAPSGREWGTARQAVEHAAPASVTLRSVRTGRNEGFDRVVFEFDGPQVPGYRIEYVEKPVIKCGSGDPTELAGQGALQVSLTPAQAHEGGTVTVAERARRPALPSLLELKLTCDFEGEVVWVFGTPKASQPYRVLELREPTRLVVDVQH; this is encoded by the coding sequence ATGAAGCCGGTGGCGAAGGTGCTCGGACGTTGGATGGGGGCCCTGTGGCTTCCAGGCTGTCTGGTGGCCGCGGGGTGCTCCAAGCCCCAGCAGGAGCCCCCGCCGCCGCTCCCCGTGGCCGCGCCGGCCCCAGCCACCCCGGAGCCTCCCGCGGCCCCCGCCGCGGAAGCCCCGCCGCCCGCCGCGGAAGCCCCGCCTCCTCCTGCCGCCGAGCCCTCGCCCCCTCCCGCCGCCGAGGCCCCCGCGCCCAGCGGCCGCGAGTGGGGCACGGCCCGCCAGGCGGTGGAGCACGCCGCCCCCGCCTCCGTGACGCTGCGCTCGGTGCGCACCGGGCGCAACGAGGGCTTCGACCGGGTGGTGTTCGAGTTCGACGGGCCCCAGGTGCCGGGCTACCGCATCGAGTACGTGGAGAAGCCCGTCATTAAATGCGGCTCGGGAGACCCCACGGAGCTGGCCGGCCAGGGCGCGCTCCAGGTGAGCCTCACCCCCGCGCAGGCGCACGAGGGTGGGACGGTGACCGTGGCCGAGCGCGCGCGCAGGCCCGCCCTGCCCTCGCTCCTGGAGCTGAAGCTCACGTGTGACTTCGAGGGCGAGGTGGTCTGGGTATTCGGCACCCCGAAGGCCTCGCAGCCCTACCGCGTCCTGGAGCTGCGCGAGCCCACCCGCCTCGTGGTGGACGTGCAGCACTGA
- a CDS encoding 4-alpha-glucanotransferase gives MPEHPRQLIASALDALQVRNLVLSIHDPSFPSEPDEDTGRGSPYTRGATRFLEFVRELGFNGIQLGPQGQTSESNASPYDATLFSRNVLNVPLAALTGTEGAGLLPPERLEGIVSSRPVNEGPGPRYRHAFRAQRAALDEAWEALQRERGGGAARPGGREQVRRFEDFARANRDWLLRDALFEALCVEHGQRDWRRWAGRGEAARDAWLLAPAPGEEEACEARGLAVRARHGALFERYAFHQFLVHEAHGQLRERAARGGLKLYGDLQIGFSLEDAWAWQGLFLRTYLMGAPPSRTNPDGQPWNYPVLNPDGFFEPREGHAPEHRAGPVLRFMEARMDKMLAEYDGLRIDHPHGLVCPWVYRADAADPLRAVQQGARLFDSPALADHPGLARYAIATAAQLDVSVPRHADGWVRSLTPEQVRRYSVLIDTIVASSRRHGRQLTDLLGEVLSTQPYPLQRVLAQYGMGRFRVTQKANLKEPSDVYRSENAAPEDWVMVGTHDTPPLWRVSEGWRQSGSIREQADYLAWRLHPEAGGREAFARRLREEPGLLEQAKFADLFASRAQNVSIFFADLLGMTEVYNVPGTVNEENWSLRVPRDYGRDYAEKLTRGAALNLPRVLALALRAGDAAQRPQPLIDALEAAAPGPRP, from the coding sequence ATGCCGGAACACCCTCGACAGCTCATCGCCTCGGCCCTGGACGCGCTGCAGGTGCGCAACCTGGTGCTGAGCATTCATGATCCGTCCTTTCCCAGCGAGCCGGACGAGGACACGGGCCGGGGCTCCCCGTACACGCGGGGCGCCACGCGCTTCCTGGAGTTCGTCCGGGAGCTGGGCTTCAACGGCATCCAGCTCGGGCCCCAGGGGCAGACCTCCGAGTCCAACGCCTCGCCCTACGACGCGACGCTCTTCTCGCGCAACGTCCTCAACGTCCCGCTGGCTGCGCTCACCGGCACGGAGGGCGCGGGGCTGCTGCCGCCTGAGCGGCTCGAAGGCATCGTCTCCTCGCGCCCGGTGAACGAGGGGCCCGGCCCGCGCTACCGCCATGCCTTCCGCGCCCAGCGGGCCGCGCTCGACGAGGCGTGGGAGGCGCTCCAGCGCGAGCGGGGCGGGGGCGCGGCGCGGCCCGGGGGGCGCGAGCAGGTGCGGCGCTTCGAGGACTTCGCCCGGGCGAACCGGGACTGGCTCCTGCGCGATGCGCTCTTCGAGGCGCTGTGTGTCGAGCACGGCCAGCGCGACTGGCGGCGGTGGGCGGGGCGGGGCGAGGCGGCGCGCGATGCGTGGCTCCTGGCCCCGGCACCGGGCGAGGAGGAGGCCTGCGAGGCGCGGGGCCTGGCCGTACGGGCCCGGCACGGGGCGCTCTTCGAGCGCTATGCCTTCCACCAGTTCCTCGTCCACGAGGCGCACGGCCAGCTCCGGGAGCGCGCGGCCCGCGGGGGGCTGAAGCTGTACGGGGACCTGCAGATCGGCTTCTCGCTGGAGGATGCGTGGGCGTGGCAGGGGCTCTTCCTGCGCACCTACCTCATGGGCGCGCCGCCCAGCCGCACCAACCCCGACGGGCAGCCCTGGAACTACCCCGTGCTCAACCCGGACGGCTTCTTCGAGCCGCGCGAGGGGCATGCCCCGGAACACCGCGCGGGCCCCGTGCTGCGCTTCATGGAGGCGCGCATGGACAAGATGCTCGCCGAGTACGACGGGCTGCGCATCGACCACCCGCACGGCCTGGTGTGCCCCTGGGTCTACCGCGCGGACGCGGCGGATCCGCTGCGGGCGGTGCAGCAGGGCGCGCGGCTGTTCGACTCGCCGGCGCTGGCGGACCACCCGGGGCTGGCGCGCTACGCCATCGCCACCGCCGCGCAGCTGGACGTGTCGGTGCCGCGCCACGCGGATGGGTGGGTGCGCTCGCTCACGCCCGAGCAGGTGCGCCGCTACAGCGTGCTCATCGACACCATCGTCGCCTCCTCGCGCCGCCACGGGCGGCAGCTCACGGACTTGCTCGGCGAGGTGCTCAGCACCCAGCCCTATCCGCTCCAGCGCGTGCTCGCGCAGTACGGCATGGGCCGCTTCCGCGTCACCCAGAAGGCGAACCTGAAGGAGCCCTCCGACGTGTACCGCAGCGAGAACGCGGCCCCGGAGGACTGGGTCATGGTGGGCACCCACGACACCCCGCCGCTGTGGCGCGTGTCCGAGGGGTGGCGGCAGTCGGGCAGCATCCGCGAGCAGGCGGACTACCTGGCGTGGCGGCTGCACCCGGAGGCGGGCGGGCGCGAGGCCTTCGCGCGGCGGCTGCGCGAGGAGCCGGGGCTGCTCGAGCAGGCGAAGTTCGCGGACCTCTTCGCGAGCCGCGCCCAGAACGTGTCCATCTTCTTCGCGGACCTGCTGGGGATGACGGAGGTCTACAACGTGCCCGGCACCGTCAACGAGGAGAACTGGAGCCTTCGGGTGCCGCGGGACTACGGGCGCGACTACGCGGAGAAGCTCACCCGGGGCGCGGCCCTGAACCTGCCCCGGGTGCTGGCGCTGGCCCTGCGCGCCGGGGACGCGGCCCAGCGCCCCCAGCCCTTGATTGACGCGCTGGAGGCGGCGGCCCCCGGGCCCCGGCCCTGA